One window of the Oxyura jamaicensis isolate SHBP4307 breed ruddy duck chromosome 19 unlocalized genomic scaffold, BPBGC_Ojam_1.0 oxy19_random_OJ72704, whole genome shotgun sequence genome contains the following:
- the LOC118158093 gene encoding GAS2-like protein 2A has translation MWGTPGAAERSIRPYRSSQQYLCAMKEDLAEWLKELYDLDIEAGTFLEVLETGAVLCSHANHVAHAAVEFARACPAAARRLHLPAAGVACNLAAQPGTFQARDNVSNFIQWCRKEMGIKDVLMFETEDLVLRKNEKNFVLCLLELARRAARFGMRAPTLVQMEEEIEEELRQELHLPPTDTPLPRPPREPRDLQNLDQMVQHLVSRCTCPVQFPMVKISDGKYRVGDSDTLIFVRILREHVMVRVGGGWDTLQHYLDKHDPCRCTSLSHKQHSRSRTPQQVQHEVQLCKAPPAPGRGQPSLLVSRSQSPLPPVTWGPRAPHGHRPGPLRPATPSLGASPRREPAQPRRVLSGRTREPPPRSPTRASSPGRGATQRAPTPSRLAPGTRGSAGVPEVLPGSIPGTPRSAAAQGRGKAPSAQRRALPPPKNTRQGGSLSVGAARLQQAGVPAAAVPRAHSPIKVGSSSPERGARGASQSRKSPRDGNRAAFGRGHPASPQNSLSQAPIEDRSVKPPGKASTAVCRPLTPLPPPVNGCKGCAEGEGPQRCHPATSPPAKDAESPRVPADEPGGTCGHGRRGSGLQGCWAHSQPPGYDRVLEELSHNRQPLRPVEMENWVAPKPPMATPQRATLPAGGTTEEPTAGGQTPQGTRAAALAKPRRCLKKPERVPSIYKLKLRPKVRPRRDHRPGKGPSRIPTPLGQRLPRARGQHRPPAPTRRPQPGDARPAAKPSPADSGAWLTEDDEEAWV, from the exons ATGTGGGGGACGCCGGGCGCCGCGGAGCGGAGCATCCGTCCCTACCGCTCCAGCCAGCAGTACCTCTGCGCCATGAAGGAGGACCTGGCTgagtggctgaaggagctgtACGACCTGGACATCGAGGCGGGCACCttcctggaggtgctggagaCGGGGGCCGTGCTCTGCTCCCACGCCAACCACGTCGCCCACGCGGCCGTGGAGTTTGCCCGCGCCTGCCCCGCCGCAGCCCGCCGCCTCCACCTGCCCGCCGCCGGTGTCGCCTGCAACCTCGCGGCACAGCCGGGCACCTTCCAGGCCAGGGACAATGTCTCCAACTTCATCCAGTGGTGCAGGAAGGAGATGGGTATCAAAG ATGTCCTGATGTTCGAGACGGAGGACCTGGTGCTGCGGAAGAACGAGAAGAACTTCGTGCtctgcctgctggagctggcgcgccgcgccgcccgctTCGGCATGCGCGCCCCGACCCTGGTGCAGATGGAGGAGGAGATCGAGGAGGAGCTCCGGCAGGAGCTGCACCTGCCCCCCACGGACACCCCCTTGCCCCGGCCCCCCAGGGAACCCCGGGACCTTCAAAACCTCGACCAGATG gTCCAGCACCTGGTGAGCCGCTGCACCTGCCCCGTCCAGTTCCCCATGGTTAAGATATCGGACGGCAAGTACCGCGTGGGCGACTCCGACACCCTCATCTTTGTCCGG ATCCTGCGGGAGCACGTCATGGTGCGGGTCGGGGGCGGCTGGGACACGCTGCAGCACTACCTGGACAAGCACGACCCGTGCCGCTGCACCTCGCTCT CTCACAAGCAGCATTCCAGGAGCAGGACCCCCCAGCAGGTGCAGCACGAGGTCCAGCTCTGCAaagcccccccggcccccggccgtGGGCAGCCCTCGCTGCTGGTCAGCCGCTCGCAGAGCCCGCTGCCCCCCGTCACTTGGGGACCCCGCGCCCCCCACGGCCACCGCCCCGGCCCCCTGCGCCCTGCCACCCCCTCGCTGGGTGCCAGCCCTCGCCGGGAGCCAGCGCAGCCCCGGAGGGTCCTTTCGGGCAG GACACGGGAGCCACCGCCGAGGTCACCCACTCGAGCCAGCTCCCCCGGCCGCGGGGCCACGCAGCGGGCACCCACCCCCTCCCGGCTGGCCCCCGGCACACGGGGCAGTGCGGGGGTCCCCGAGGTGCTGCCTGGGAGCATCCCGGGGACCCCCcgttctgcagcagcacagggcaggggcaAAGCCCCCAGTGCCCAGCGTCGGGCACTGCCACCTCCAAAAAACACCCGGCAAGGGGGGAGCTTGTCCGTGggggctgccaggctgcagcaagcaggggTCCCTGCCGCTGCCGTGCCCCGTGCCCACAGCCCCATCAAGGTCGGTTCTTCCTCCCCGGAACGGGGTGCCCGGGGTGCATCCCAGAGCAGGAAAAGCCCCCGGGATGGGAACCGGGCAGCCTTCGGACGTGGCCATCCAGCATCACCCCAAAACTCCTTGAGCCAAGCTCCCATAGAGGACAGAAGTGTTAAACCCCCTGGCAAAGCCAGCACGGCCGTCTGCCGGCCCCTGacccctctgccccctcctgTAAATGGGTGCAAGGGCTGTGCTGAAGGGGAGGGTCCCCAGCGGTGCCACCCAGCCACGAGCCCACCAGCCAAGGATGCTGAGAGCCCCAGGGTGCCAGCGGATGAACCAGGGGGAACCTGTGGTCACGGCAGGAggggctcggggctgcaggggtgctgGGCACACTCACAGCCCCCGGGCTACGAcagggtgctggaggagctctCCCACAACCGGCAGCCCCTGCGCCCCGTGGAGATGGAGAATTGGGTGGCCCCAAAGCCCCCCATGGCCACCCCGCAGCGTGCCACCCTCCCAGCTGGGGGGACCACGGAGGAGCCGACAGCGGGGGGCCAGACCCCGCAGGGCACGAGGGCGGCCGCCCTGGCGAAACCCCGGCGGTGCCTGAAGAAACCCGAGCGCGTGCCCTCCATCTACAAGCTGAAGCTGCGGCCCAAAGTGCGTCCCCGGCGGGACCACCGGCCCGGGAAGGGCCCCTCGCGCATCCCCACCCCTCTGGGGCAGCGCCTGCCCCGTGCCCGGGGCCAGCATCGCCCCCCGGCCCCGACACGGCGCCCGCAGCCCGGGGATGCACGCCCCGCAGCCAAGCCCTCGCCAGCCGACAGCGGCGCATGGCTCACCGAGGACGATGAGGAAGCATGGGTCTGA
- the RASL10B gene encoding ras-like protein family member 10B isoform X1, translating into MVATFKIAVLGAQGVGKSAIVRQFLYNEFSEVCVPTTARRVYLPAVVMNGHVHDLQIMDFPPISAFPVNTLQLRVHQNHPPADPGNEGHRHVGDAHHHRGQQAGPAAGPGDPALERLQPGEEDVEVRLHRVLGQVQLAHPAALQRAPEERGLRPLQARPHHHPLPGRPAQEPMHHHVSPPPPDPDGPPPLGPCPRRTPNPVGVMLRWELRRRQPGCCFLCGDTWGHGAPGTGPGRAMRGRRRVGSGWARRAAVLPGGEG; encoded by the exons ATGGTGGCGACCTTCAAGATCGCCGTGCTGGGAGCCCAGGGCGTGGGCAAGAGCGCCATAGTCCGGCAGTTCCTCTACAACGAGTTCAGCGAGGTCTGCGTGCCCACCACGGCCCGCCGCGTCTACCTGCCCGCCGTCGTGATGAACGGCCACGTCCACGACCTGCAGATCATGGACTTCCCCCCCATCAGCGCCTTCCCCGTCAACACGCTGCAG CTTCGAGTACATCAAAACCATCCGCCAGCAGATCCTGGAAACGAG GGTCATCGGCACGTCGGAGACGCCCATCATCATCGTGGGCAACAAGCGGGACCTGCAGCGGGGCCGGGTGATCCCGCGCTGGAACGTCTCCAACCTGGTGAAGAAGACGTGGAAGTGCGGCTACATCGAGTGCTCGGCCAAGTACAACTGGCACatcctgctgctcttcagcGAGCTCCTGAAGAGCGTGGGCTGCGCCCGCTGCAAGCACGTCCACACCACCATCCGCTTCCAGGGCGCCCTGCGCAGGAACCGATGCACCATCATGtgagcccccctccccccgacCCCGACGGACCCCCCCCCCTCGGGCCGTGTCCCCGCAGGACCCCCAACCCTGTCGGGGTGATGCTCCGCTGGGAGCTGCGCCGGAGGCAGCCCGGGTGTTGCTTCCTCTGCGGTGACACTTGGGGACACGGCGCGCCCGgcacggggccgggcagggcgaTGCGTGGCCGCCGGCGGGTCGGGTCGGGCTGGGCCAGGCGGGCGGCTGTGCTGCCCGGAGGTGAGGGGTGA
- the RASL10B gene encoding ras-like protein family member 10B isoform X2, translating into MVATFKIAVLGAQGVGKSAIVRQFLYNEFSEVCVPTTARRVYLPAVVMNGHVHDLQIMDFPPISAFPVNTLQEWADVCCRGLRSVHAYILVYDICCFDSFEYIKTIRQQILETRVIGTSETPIIIVGNKRDLQRGRVIPRWNVSNLVKKTWKCGYIECSAKYNWHILLLFSELLKSVGCARCKHVHTTIRFQGALRRNRCTIM; encoded by the exons ATGGTGGCGACCTTCAAGATCGCCGTGCTGGGAGCCCAGGGCGTGGGCAAGAGCGCCATAGTCCGGCAGTTCCTCTACAACGAGTTCAGCGAGGTCTGCGTGCCCACCACGGCCCGCCGCGTCTACCTGCCCGCCGTCGTGATGAACGGCCACGTCCACGACCTGCAGATCATGGACTTCCCCCCCATCAGCGCCTTCCCCGTCAACACGCTGCAG GAGTGGGCGGACGTGTGTTGCAGGGGGCTCCGGAGCGTCCATGCCTACATCCTGGTCTATGACATCTGTTGCTTTGACAGCTTCGAGTACATCAAAACCATCCGCCAGCAGATCCTGGAAACGAG GGTCATCGGCACGTCGGAGACGCCCATCATCATCGTGGGCAACAAGCGGGACCTGCAGCGGGGCCGGGTGATCCCGCGCTGGAACGTCTCCAACCTGGTGAAGAAGACGTGGAAGTGCGGCTACATCGAGTGCTCGGCCAAGTACAACTGGCACatcctgctgctcttcagcGAGCTCCTGAAGAGCGTGGGCTGCGCCCGCTGCAAGCACGTCCACACCACCATCCGCTTCCAGGGCGCCCTGCGCAGGAACCGATGCACCATCATGtga